One genomic window of Amyelois transitella isolate CPQ chromosome 8, ilAmyTran1.1, whole genome shotgun sequence includes the following:
- the LOC106137363 gene encoding juvenile hormone esterase, translating into MAQVKVKQGTLEGEVLDLSTGDGKYYSFKGIPYAAPPIGKLRFKAPEPPLPWNGVRIAKQHGPVCPHRDIFTNEIKTGSEDCLYLNVYTPNLKPDKPLAVMIFIHGGGYKSGSGDDDFYGPDFLVNHNVVLVTINYRLEAFGFLCLDTADVPGNAGLKDQVQALKWVNENISQFGGDPKNITVFGESAGGASTCFHILSPLSKGLFQRAISMSGVPLCDWSLPFEPRKRAFILGKQLGLSTKDPVKLLEFLQNVPAEKLIHLNPAVLSLEEVNNNVLKMYHFTPVVEKDFGQNHFLTDSPENVLKSGKINDVDILIGYTSFESLLGIPWFESELIEHYDRWNESFVPREILNRTPPAKVFEISDKIIKHYFGEKPINVESMKEFAKFSSDSAFCFYVYRFIKRLPKGTGKRYQYKFSCFSERNVFGKHGQKYGLTGAAHLDDVMYIFDSKQANLPINKKEKSYKMIQQTCTLFTNFAKYGVPTYTMPTVGWKEFDDNESYLDIGESLTPGDHLDADVVKFWRSIYEYAGVEF; encoded by the exons atggcACAGGTTAAAGTTAAGCAGGGCACATTGGAAGGAGAAGTTCTGGATTTGAGTACCGGCGATGGAAAATATTACAGTTTTAAAGGCATTCCTTATGCGGCCCCGCCGATTGGAAAATTGCGATTCAAG GCACCAGAACCTCCTCTACCATGGAATGGTGTAAGAATAGCAAAACAGCACGGGCCCGTGTGTCCCCATCGAGATATATTTACCAACGAAATTAAAACTGGCAGCGAGGACTGTCTGTATTTGAACGTCTATACCCCAAACCTTAAACCGGACAAGCCCTTGGCCGTCATGATATTTATCCACGGTGGCGGATACAAGAGTGGATCAGGAGACGACGACTTTTATGGACCAGACTTCTTAGTCAATCACAATGTCGTCTTAGTAACTATCAATTACAGACTCGAAGCATTCGGTTTTCTTTGTCTGGACACAGCCGACGTTCCCGGAAATGCTGGTCTCAAAGACCAAGTGCAGGCCTTGAAATGGGTCAACGAAAACATTTCACAATTCGGTGGTGACCCAAAGAATATTACTGTTTTTGGTGAGAGTGCTGGAGGTGCTTCTACCTGCTTCCATATTTTATCACCATTGTCTAAAGGTCTTTTCCAAAGAGCTATTTCTATGAGTGGAGTACCATTATGTGATTGGTCGTTACCTTTTGAACCTAGGAAAAGAGCATTTATTCTCGGCAAACAATTAGGATTAAGTACAAAAGATCCTGTTAAACTGCTTGAATTCCTGCAAAATGTACCAGCTGAAAAACTAATACACTTGAACCCCGCTGTGTTGAGTTTGGAAGAAGTTAACAATAACGTATTGAAGATGTACCATTTCACACCAGTCGTTGAAAAAGATTTTGGTCAGAATCATTTTCTGACTGACTCGCCCGAGAATGTTTTGAAGAGCGGGAAAATAAACGATGTGGATATTCTGATAGGCTACACAAGCTTTGAGAGTTTGTTAGGAATCCCTTGGTTTGAATCTGAACTAATTGAGCATTATGACAGATGGAATGAAAGCTTCGTTCCTAGAGAAATCTTGAATCGAACTCCGCCCGCAAAAGTGTTTGAAATCTCTGATAAGATTATAAAGCATTACTTTGGCGAGAAGCCTATAAACGTTGAATCTATGAAGGAGTTCGCCAAATTTTCATCGGATAGCGCTTTCTGTTTTTACGTTTATAGATTTATCAAACGTTTGCCTAAAGGAACTGGGAAGCGGTACCAATATAAATTCTCCTGCTTTTCGGAGAGGAATGTTTTCGGGAAGCATGGTCAGAAGTACGGACTAACCGGAGCTGCGCATTTGGATGATGTgatgtatatttttgattcAAAACAAGCGAACCTGCCGATCAACAAGAAAGAGAAGAGCTACAAAATGATTCAACAGACGTGCACATTGTTTACGAATTTTGCTAAATATGG TGTCCCAACTTACACCATGCCGACTGTGGGGTGGAAAGAGTTTGACGACAACGAGAGTTACCTGGACATCGGGGAGTCCCTGACCCCTGGTGACCATCTGGACGCAGACGTGGTCAAGTTCTGGAGAAGCATCTACGAATACGCTGGAGTCGAATTTTAG
- the LOC106137364 gene encoding basic salivary proline-rich protein 1-like: MKLVIISCLLVVALAEPPRSRAEPPRFRPARFRFQRQELAPTTTDSPTEPTTEPSGPYPPSGWKPSGEPFTLPKEVDTTYGPPEESGSYPPSGWKPQGQQFALPNEPPATSYGVPDNAYGTPVTDAPTTDNPQAEKLDGPVEVQKSIGSYYVLLPNGQLQKVDFMTENDIQNMKYTARLQLREPAPLLLFRP; this comes from the coding sequence ATGAAGCTTGTAATCATCTCGTGTTTACTAGTCGTGGCGTTAGCTGAACCGCCGCGTTCAAGAGCTGAACCGCCTCGATTCAGACCAGCGAGGTTTAGGTTCCAGCGACAAGAATTGGCGCCAACAACGACTGATTCTCCTACTGAACCCACGACAGAACCTAGTGGACCTTATCCTCCTTCAGGATGGAAACCGTCTGGAGAACCTTTCACGCTGCCAAAAGAAGTGGATACAACTTATGGACCTCCTGAAGAGAGTGGATCTTACCCGCCTTCAGGGTGGAAGCCTCAAGGACAGCAATTTGCACTGCCTAATGAGCCTCCAGCTACCAGTTATGGGGTTCCTGATAATGCGTACGGGACACCAGTAACAGATGCTCCTACAACGGATAATCCCCAAGCTGAAAAACTAGACGGGCCCGTGGAAGTCCAGAAAAGTATTGGATCTTACTACGTTCTTCTGCCAAACGGGCAGCTGCAGAAAGTGGACTTCATGACGGAGAATGACATCCAGAATATGAAGTATACGGCCAGACTGCAGCTGAGGGAACCGGCGCCTTTACTTCTGTTCCGACCTTAG